The following are encoded in a window of Primulina eburnea isolate SZY01 chromosome 4, ASM2296580v1, whole genome shotgun sequence genomic DNA:
- the LOC140831105 gene encoding uncharacterized protein, whose protein sequence is MATRTKDSAPGREKRGTSPSNSPQTGTALQGRSRPSPSKTISPGKNRDSTTSEKQIPNYLRPTLSSGNEISKQQGKKPIASETAHKPSLSRRRSFDRPPSASSTQKTRISPSPTLRSSSFSSKTSTAQKTKNAGKQSSMYVRTVSNVKKSGTYVKKQDAGSGTAIVKEQVTSPSEKMEASNAYVVLQPETKQEDEESVVAKAEEEAPQVESNNEVETEILVLEDSEEIKEEKGEEVKVETEEAYTVSEQDDASFGIKTEEPECKSHIEETGSKHQELEEHTSNENDNNQTEERVSDIPAVEVEEKDEEHGQKDEEHLDIPQEAIDLCTKEAAASGNEATESKETEVQEIAGGKKQETESVAVKKQVPQGKKDSAVSNDVIEETASKLREQRKNKVKALAGAFETVISLQEPK, encoded by the coding sequence ATGGCAACAAGAACAAAAGACAGTGCACCTGGGAGGGAGAAGAGGGGAACATCCCCTTCAAATTCTCCTCAAACTGGAACCGCACTGCAAGGCAGGAGCCGCCCCAGCCCTTCCAAGACAATCTCTCCTGGAAAAAACCGAGATTCAACTACATCAGAAAAGCAAATTCCAAACTATCTCAGGCCCACCCTAAGTTCTGGTAACGAGATTTCAAAGCAACAAGGAAAGAAACCGATTGCCAGTGAAACTGCCCACAAGCCCAGTCTTTCAAGAAGAAGATCATTTGACAGGCCCCCATCGGCTTCTAGCACACAAAAAACACGGATTTCACCAAGTCCTACTCTTCGATCTTCCTCGTTTTCCAGCAAAACTAGTACGGCACAAAAGACAAAGAATGCTGGAAAACAGAGTTCCATGTATGTCAGGACAGTAAGTAATGTAAAGAAGAGTGGAACTTACGTTAAAAAGCAGGACGCCGGAAGTGGTACTGCCATAGTGAAGGAGCAAGTCACTAGCCCTTCTGAGAAAATGGAGGCTTCCAATGCTTATGTCGTCCTGCAACCtgaaacaaaacaagaagaTGAAGAATCTGTCGTTGCTAAAGCTGAAGAAGAGGCACCTCAAGTCGAGAGCAACAATGAGGTGGAAACTGAAATTTTGGTACTGGAAGACTCGGAGGAGATTAAAGAGGAGAAAGGTGAGGAGGTCAAGGTTGAGACTGAAGAGGCGTATACCGTTTCTGAACAAGATGATGCCTCTTTTGGTATCAAGACAGAAGAGCCAGAATGCAAGTCACATATTGAAGAAACCGGCAGCAAACATCAGGAATTAGAAGAACACACTTCGAACGAAAATGATAACAATCAAACTGAAGAAAGAGTTTCAGATATTCCCGCTGTTGAAGTTGAGGAGAAGGATGAAGAACATGGACAAAAGGATGAAGAACATTTGGATATTCCCCAGGAAGCAATCGACCTCTGCACCAAGGAAGCAGCAGCCAGTGGAAATGAAGCAACCGAGTCTAAAGAAACGGAAGTGCAAGAAATCGCAGGGGGAAAGAAGCAGGAGACAGAAAGTGTGGCAGTTAAAAAACAAGTACCGCAAGGAAAGAAGGATTCTGCAGTTTCAAATGATGTGATCGAGGAAACTGCAAGTAAGCTTCGGGAGCAGAGGAAAAACAAGGTGAAAGCGCTTGCAGGGGCATTTGAAACTGTCATATCCTTGCAGGAGCCTAAGTAA
- the LOC140831107 gene encoding uncharacterized protein, with translation MDACSGKRSAGGLTKSKKGYNVGLKDAAAERDQNIQFCYRIGCSGRIKYSQNTKLGTSDMSKCSKPALRSLNRNKTYGDSSRGNYVITSAKELNSDSTRKVSSKLESYPSGGGLSGGSEALEPTPLPIASQTGKLTVTETGSSSVSSSIRPQKISQIRSGLHKPIALPASSIPSVSKSPNQGPSKDGCGSRYGLKSLKCNSIPDVMPSSSSSFSKPVRKNLMDKKIPEREGFLPRRKTTAASSIDGNISPSNCSISIRDSRNSSRASGEVNKGVTSFRTQKAVNINNRTRLSARPNMRNSSSARKPVSGSPQFSQSGTPINNGGSSSSQHFSANGFSSGSSSYSLSSSYDDYQSTLMPLTSGELGFTQFMSHNALQRYNIDAVTELLLALERMERDEELTHEQILALDSSLFLGSLNIHDQHRDMRLDIDNMSYEELLALEDRMGSVSTAVPEEALTKCLRRSIYQVTSSDVQASGMDEDRDNIKCCICQEDFALGDEIGALVECEHGYHITCIYHWLRLKNWCPICKVSAAPSESSSS, from the exons ATGGATGCATGCTCTGGTAAAAGAAGTGCAGGTGGGCTTACGAAATCCAAGAAAGGATATAATGTTGGTTTGAAAGATGCAGCTGCTGAAAGGgatcaaaatattcaattttgTTACCGAATAGGATGCAGTGGCAGAATTAAGTATAGTCAGAATACAAAACTTGGAACCTCAGATATGTCCAAATGTTCTAAGCCTGCTTTACGTTCTTTGAATAGGAACAAAACATATGGAGATTCCTCCAGGGGCAATTATGTGATAACCAGTGCAAAAGAGTTGAATTCTGATTCAACGAGAAAGGTGTCTTCAAAGTTGGAATCTTATCCATCAGGTGGTGGTCTTTCTGGTGGTTCAGAAGCTCTAGAGCCAACGCCTTTACCCATTGCGAGTCAAACCGGAAAACTCACTGTGACTGAAACTGGAAGTTCTAGTGTATCATCGAGCATTAGACCTCAAAAAATATCTCAGATCAGATCAGGTTTGCACAAGCCAATTGCTTTGCCAGCTTCCTCTATTCCATCCGTTTCTAAAAGCCCAAACCAAGGCCCATCCAAGGATGGTTGTGGGAGCAGGTATGGACTCAAGAGTCTGAAATGCAATTCCATACCCGATGTCATGCCATCAAGTTCATCATCATTTTCAAAGCCAGTCAGAAAGAATCTGATGGATAAGAAAATCCCAGAAAGGGAAGGCTTCTTGCCTCGTAGAAAAACAACTGCTGCATCATCCATTGATGGGAATATATCCCCTTCAAATTGTAGTATCTCCATCCGTGATTCAAGAAATAGTAGCCGAGCTTCTGGAGAGGTTAACAAAGGTGTCACTTCCTTCAGGACTCAGAAGGCAGTGAATATAAACAACAGGACAAGGCTTTCTGCCAGACCAAATATGAGGAACAGTTCCTCTGCTAGGAAACCTGTTTCAGGTAGCCCTCAGTTTTCTCAATCTGGAACACCTATCAATAATGGTGGCTCAAGTTCCTCACAGCACTTTTCAGCAAACGGCTTTTCTAGTGGTTCAAGCTCCTATAGTCTTTCCAGCAGCTATGATGATTACCAATCCACTTTAATGCCTCTCACTTCGGGTGAACTCGGTTTTACTCAATTCATGAGTCATAATGCATTGCAGCGATATAACATTGATGCAGTCACTGAG TTATTATTAGCTCTTGAGAGGATGGAACGAGACGAGGAGCTGACACATGAG CAAATCCTTGCCCTGGATTCCAGTTTGTTCCTGGGTAGTTTGAACATCCATGACCAACACAGAGATATGAGACTGGATATCGATAATATGTCATATGAG GAACTGTTAGCTCTAGAAGATAGGATGGGCTCAGTGAGCACAGCAGTTCCTGAAGAGGCACTGACAAAATGCCTCAGGAGGAGCATATATCAGGTTACCTCATCAGACGTACAAGCTTCCGGAATGGATGAAGATAGAGACAACATCAAATGCTGTATTTGTCAG GAGGATTTTGCTCTCGGGGATGAGATTGGTGCATTGGTGGAATGTGAGCACGGGTATCATATTACATGCATTTACCACTGGTTGCGGCTCAAGAATTGGTGCCCCATTTGCAAGGTTTCTGCGGCCCCATCGGAATCGTCGTCTTCTTAG